In Acidobacteriota bacterium, the genomic window CCCCTCGCCTGGAGGCCGTCGACGGCGCCTGGGCGATCGCCGGGCTGCCGGATCTGCTGACCGAGGAGGAGATCGCCGGTCAGCTCGAGACCGGCCTCACCACCACCTTCGCACTGGTCGCGAGCCGCGGCGGTCAGACCGTCGGCGGGGCCCGCATCGAGATCCGCTACGACCTCTGGGACGAGGTCTTCCGAGTCCGCCTGCTCGGCGCCGACGGACGACGCCAAGGGCACGACCTCGCCGGCCGCGATGCGCTCCGATCCTGGTGGCGATCGGCCCGCCCGGTGGTGCTGCGCTCGCAGGCCGTCACGGCGGGCCAGGAGGTTCGCCTGCGCCTCGACATCATTCCGTTTTCCCAAGCCGAAGGGCGCGACACGCAACGCTGGTTCAGTGACGCCCTCGGGGGCTCCGAGGCGGAGCTCGACAGCGATTCCGTGCCCGGCGTCGACGAAGTGCTCGGCGTGCTCATCGCCACCTCCATCCGGCGCCGCGCCCTGCGCACCTTCCGCTGGACGGTATCCGTTCCGAGGAGCCGATGATGCCTCCGACCCGCTCATCCGATGGCTGGCGAGCCCCCGCCTGGCGAGGTCCCCTGACCGTTCTTCTGCTGCTCGCCGCCGCCGCGCTTCTCTTCCAGTTCCTCCAACGTCGCATCTCGGGAGCCTGGATCGCCTTTGCTTCCCACCCCGAGGTGATGTCCGCCCTCGACCGTTCCCTCGACGACCCGAAACGCCTCGCCGAGCTCGATCCGGACGGCGAAACCGCTTACCGCAGCCGCTTCGCCGAGCTCGAGACCCTCAACCAGCGCCTGCGCATCCTGCGCCACAACCGCGATGAGATCGTGCGCCGTTACGAGCAGCTCCTGCTGGTCGCCTTCCTGGCCGCGGCCCTCCTCGCCGCCACCGTCGTCGTCCTCCGCCAGCGGCGCGACGAGCGCCGTCTGGCGCGCCTCGGCGAAGCCCTCGCCGGCCTCGCCGAAGGGCGCATCGATCTCGGCCTGGGGGAGCCGCGGCGCGACATCATCGGCCGCATCGCCGGCATGGTCGAACGCACCTCGCGGCGCATGGCGCGCGACCGCCAGCGCCTCGAAGCGCTCAAGAACCTCTCCGCCTGGCAGGAGGCGGCGCGCCGCCACGCCCACGAGATGCGCACCCCACTGACCGGTGCCCGCCTCGAGATCGAGCGCATCGAGCCCCTTCTCGGGACCGCCCCGGACGGTCAGCGGGACGAGGTCCGCCGCGCCACCGAGAGCGCCCTCCAGGAGCTCGAGCGTCTCGGCAAGTTCACCCAGCGCTTCGCTTCCTTCGCCCGCCTGCCGGCCCCGCGCACCGAGCGCCACGATCTCGCCGCCCTGGTGGAGGAGTTCGTCGCCACCTTCGCCAGCGCCTGGGACAACCTCGAGCTGCGCTTCGCCGGAGCGCCACGCTGCGACATCGAGATCGACCGCGAGATGCTGCGCCAGGTGTTGGTCAACCTGTGCGACAACAGCTCCCTGTCCCTCGCCGAGCACCCTCCCGAGGGCCGCACCCAAGGCACCGTGACCTTCGAGATCGCCGCTGGCGCCTTCGGTCCCTCGCTGGTGGTGGCCGACGACGGTCCCGGCGTCGCCCCGGAGATGCGCCACCGCTTGTTCGATCCCTATGCCTCGACCCGCACCCTCGGCGAAGGTCTCGGCCTCGGCCTGGCAATCTCGAAAAAGATCCTCCTCGACCACGGTGGCGATCTCGAGCTGGTGCCGAGCCAGCACGGCGCCACCTTCCGTTTGAACTTTCCGCAACCGCAGGAGACCTCCGCCCCATGAGCCGCGTGCTGATCGTCGAGGACGACCCCAAGATTCGCGCCAACCTGCTCTTCCAGCTCCGCGACCAGGGCCTCTCGCCCACCGCCATGGAGAACGCCGAAGGGGCCCTCGCTCAGCTCGAAGGCGGCAATGGATCGCTGCCCGACCTGTTGCTTCTCGACGTCCGCCTGCCGGGGATGAGCGGGGTCGATCTGGTGAAGCAGCTCGCCGCCATCGACCGCCTGCCGCCGACCATCATCCTGTCCGGCGAAGCCTCCATCACGGAGACCGTCGACGCCCTCCAACTCGGCGTCCACGACTTCCTCGAAAAGCCCTTCAGCCGTGAACGCCTGATGCGCTCGATCGAGAACACCCTCGAGCACACCGCCCTCAAGAAGCAGGTTCACGACCTCGAGCGCGAGCTCGCCGGCGAACCCAAGCTGCTCGGTGACTCACCGGCCATGGACCGCCTGCGCGAGCTCATCGCCCGCGCCGCCGCCACCGAGGCACGGGTGCTGGTCCAAGGCGAGAGCGGCACCGGCAAGGAGCTCGTCGCCGCCGCCCTCCACCACCAGAGCTCGCGCCGGGATCGCCCCTTCATCAAGCTCAACTGCGCCGCCATTCCCAGCAATCTGATCGAGGACGAGCTCTTCGGCCACGTTCGCGGCGCCTACACGGACGCCAAGGAGTCGCGCCCCGGCCTGTTCGAGGAAGCCGACGGCGGCACCCTCTTCCTCGATGAGATAGGCGACATGGACGTCCAGCTCCAGGCCCGCCTGCTGCGTGTCCTCGAAGACGGTAAGGTGAGACGCATCGGCGACTCCCGCGAGCGTTCCGTCGATGTCCGCATCCTGGCGGCGACGCACCGCGACCTCGAGGAAGCGGTACGCCAGCAGAGCTTCCGCCAGGACCTCTTCTTTCGCCTCGCCCACCTGCCCCTCGAAGTCCCGCCCCTGCGCCAGCGCGGCGACGACATCCGGCTGCTCTTCGACGTCTTCATCGAGCAGTACAGCCGCCAGCATCGGCTGCGCCCGCGGCGCGTCGACGAGCAGGTCTACGAGCAGCTCGGGCGCTACTCCTGGCCCGGCAACGTCCGCGAGCTCAAGCACCTGTGCGAGCGGCTGGTGGTCTTCGGCGGCAAGGAGATCACCGTTGACCAGCTCCCGACGCCGCTCTTCGCCAGCTCACCGAGCGCCGCCGCCGGCGCCGAGGGCACCGACCTGCTGCGCCTCGAGGCCGCCGGCAGCCTGCCCCTGCGCGAGCTGCGGGCACGCTGCGAGCGCGAGTACATCGAAGCCATGCTGCGGCGGAGCAACTGGAACATCTCGGCCGCCGCCCGCGCCCTCGACCTGCAGCGCACCTATCTGCACCAGAAGATGGCCACCCTCGGCATCCGGCGCCCCAACAACCAGGATTGACGCAGCAACCAGGACTGAGCCGAGACGCGCTCCGCAGCACCCCCTGGTGCCGCCCTCGGCGGGCGCGTTCAATACGCCTTGACGCAGAGACATCCTTGGGGTCGGGGACGGGATGCGATAGAAACGGGCGGGGCCGATAGCGACCAAGGGGGTGGACACGATGGACTTTCAAGCAGTCATGGGCGAGCTCGAAGCGCTGGGCACGGCCCAGAACCGCAAGGTCTATCCGCGTCACGGCGTCCAGGAACCGCTCTTCGGAGTCAGCTTCGCCAACCTCGGCAAGCTGCACAAGAAGATCCGCCAGGACCATGCCCTCGCCCTCGAACTCTGGGCCTCCGGCAATCACGACGCCCGCGTCCTCGCGACCATGGTGGCCGACGCCAGCGCTCTGGGCCTGCGCGAGCTCGACGGCTGGTGCCGCGAGATCGACAATTACATCGTCGCCGACGCCTTCTCGAAGCTCGTCGCCCGTGGCCCCCACCGCCGCCGCAAGGTCGACACCTGGACCCGCTCGCCGCGCGAGTTCGTCGGCCAGACCGGCTACAACCTGCTCGCCAGCCTGGCCCTCGACGATGGCGAGGAGATCGAAGACGCCTACTTCGTCGCTCACCTCGAGCGCATCGAAGAGCACATCCACGACCGCGCCAATCGCATCCGTCACGCCATGAACCAGGCGCTCATCTCGATCGGTGTGCGCACCCCGCCGCTCACCACCAAGGCGCTCGCCGCGGCCGGCCGAATCGGCAAGGTCGACGTCGAACACGGCGACACCAGCTGCAAGACGCCGGATGCTGCCGACTACATCCGCCGCACCCTCGAGCACCGGCAGAAGAAGGCCGAGTAGGAGCCCACGCCTTGACCCTCGAGGCCGGCAGCGAAGATCGCGCAGAGATCGCCTTCCCGGACGCCGCGGGCGTCAACCGAGAGGCCGGCGATCCCGGGGCTACCATCTGCGGCAACTGCGAGAGGCCATTGCAGGGCGAGTTTTGCAGCGCCTGTGGGCAACGCCACTGGCACGACCGCCTCTCCGTAAGCGGTCTCCTCGGCGATCTCTTCCACCGCTTGTTCAACTTCGATCGCGGCATCTGGGTCACGATTCGCGACCTCACCGTCGCCCCGGGACAAACCGTGCGCCGCTACCTCGACGGCCAGCGTCGGCGCTACTTGAACCCCTTCACCTACCTCGCCGTCACCTCGGCGGCGTCGATCCTGGTCCATCACCTGGCGGTCCGTTTCTCGGGCCAGCAGCTCTTCGAAGGTGTCGTCGAGCAGTACCAGACCCTTCCTCCCGAAATGCAAGCCTTCATGCTGCAGTTCATGAACTGGATCATGAACAACGCGATCTGGGTCAACCTGCTGATTGCGGGGCCCTTTGCCTTCGTGGTGTGGGCCCTGAGCCGCCGATCGAACTTGAGGCTCGCCGAAACGGGGGTCTTGGCGCTCTTCGCCTTCGCCCACGTCCAGCTCCTCGGGATCGCAATCTACTTGCCCCTGTTTGTGCTCCCGGCGTCGATCTACGACTTTCAGACCATGGCTCGGCTGTCGCAAATTCTCCAGTTCGTCATCCCCGTCGCGGCGGTGATGGGCGTTCTCGGAAAGACCTTTCCATCTTTCCTCAAGGGCGCCGTCGCCGTCGCCGTCGGCTGGGGCGTGATGCTGACGACCTTCGGCATCGCCGCTGGCATCTACGTGTTTCGCCACCCAGAGCTCCTCACCGGCCCGCAACAACGCTCCCTCTACCAGGCCATCGAGGACCGTCGCATCGACGAGATCGACGCCCTGATCGCCTCCGGCGCCGACATCAATGCGCCGCGCATTCAACCGCCACTCCATCTCGCCATCGCGGCCGGCGATTCCGAGATCATCGACCTCCTGATCGGCGCCGGCGCCGATCTCGACGCCCTCGACTCGAACGGCCACCCGGCCCTGCGTTGGGCGGTGCAGCGGCGCAAGGTCGCCCTGATCGAGCGCCTCCTCGCAGCCGGCGCCGACCCCACGATCACCGCTCCCGATGGCACCACCCTGGTGATGCTCGCCGCCGACGCCAGCGCCCGCAGTCTCGCTCCGCTGCTCGAGGTCGCCCCCTCCCTGGTCGACCAGACTCGCGACCATCGCCTGGCCACCGCCCTGATGATCGCCGCCGATGACGGCAGCCGAAAGCGGGTCGAGCTGTTGCTCGCCGCGGGAGCAGATCCGGCGATCACGAACAACGACAGTGAGACGGCCCTCGAGCTCGCCGCGCCGCGGGTTCGAGAGCTGCTGGCGGCAGCGAGTCGGCCGCAGGACACGCCGACTCCGAGCCCAGAGCCTCCCTGAAGGTTACTCCTCGCCACCGCGGGATTCTCCTGCCATGTAAACCAACCACCTCCCGACGGTCATTCACGGTTGCCTGATGCGAAACCGGGCTCCGAACCCCGGGGCGAGCGGTCGCCCCCAACCGACCACGGGAGGTCCCCATGGAGAAACGCGTTCTCGGCCCTGCCGGCGGAGGTTGGCTGGTCTTCTCCCTGCTCACCCCGGCGCTGCTCCTCGCCGGAGGGCTGCTGCTCGGCGATTCGCCAGCGATGGCGGCGAGTCGGCCCGATCCGAGCGGTGACTGCACTCCACCCTGCGCCGACATCGTTCGCCTGTCGGCGACCACGGACCGCCTCGAGCATCGCCTGGTGCTCGAGTTCGACCAACCCATCGCGACCCCCGGCAGCGACGCCAGCGGCGCCATCTTCGGCTTCGTCGAGCTCGATCTCGACCGCGACCGACAGACCGGTGAGCTCTCCTTCGTCGACTTCCTGACCCCCTTCGAAAGCGGTCTGGGAACGGACGCCTACATTCCCCTCGCCAGCTACCGCGAGTCCGACCGCAGCGCGCTGCTGATGGACGAGTCCCGCCAGGTCGCTCTCGGTCGCGTGCCGGTAGAGCTGGCCGGACGGGAGCTGGCGTTGCGAGTGCCGCGAGCTCTGGTATCGAGCCTCGGGCCGGTGCACGCCGCGGCGGTGGTGGGCAGCGAGAACCGGGTCGGCGATGTCGCCCCGGACGGTGGCTTCGTGGTCAGCACCGGCAGCGCAGCCGCCGACGCGGTGCACCTCAACGGCGAGCGCTTCGCGGTCGAGATCGACTGGCGCAAGCCGGACGGCGAAACCGGCGTCGGCTCGCTGGTGACGCGTTCCGACGATTCGGCCCTGTTCTGGTTCTTCGAGGCCTCGAACTGGGAGTTCCTGGTCAAGGTGATCGACGGCTGCCCGGTGAATCAACGCTTCTGGGTGCTCGCCTCGGCGTCGACCAACGTCGAG contains:
- a CDS encoding DNA alkylation repair protein, with amino-acid sequence MDFQAVMGELEALGTAQNRKVYPRHGVQEPLFGVSFANLGKLHKKIRQDHALALELWASGNHDARVLATMVADASALGLRELDGWCREIDNYIVADAFSKLVARGPHRRRKVDTWTRSPREFVGQTGYNLLASLALDDGEEIEDAYFVAHLERIEEHIHDRANRIRHAMNQALISIGVRTPPLTTKALAAAGRIGKVDVEHGDTSCKTPDAADYIRRTLEHRQKKAE
- a CDS encoding ankyrin repeat domain-containing protein, encoding MTLEAGSEDRAEIAFPDAAGVNREAGDPGATICGNCERPLQGEFCSACGQRHWHDRLSVSGLLGDLFHRLFNFDRGIWVTIRDLTVAPGQTVRRYLDGQRRRYLNPFTYLAVTSAASILVHHLAVRFSGQQLFEGVVEQYQTLPPEMQAFMLQFMNWIMNNAIWVNLLIAGPFAFVVWALSRRSNLRLAETGVLALFAFAHVQLLGIAIYLPLFVLPASIYDFQTMARLSQILQFVIPVAAVMGVLGKTFPSFLKGAVAVAVGWGVMLTTFGIAAGIYVFRHPELLTGPQQRSLYQAIEDRRIDEIDALIASGADINAPRIQPPLHLAIAAGDSEIIDLLIGAGADLDALDSNGHPALRWAVQRRKVALIERLLAAGADPTITAPDGTTLVMLAADASARSLAPLLEVAPSLVDQTRDHRLATALMIAADDGSRKRVELLLAAGADPAITNNDSETALELAAPRVRELLAAASRPQDTPTPSPEPP
- a CDS encoding sigma-54 dependent transcriptional regulator, which translates into the protein MSRVLIVEDDPKIRANLLFQLRDQGLSPTAMENAEGALAQLEGGNGSLPDLLLLDVRLPGMSGVDLVKQLAAIDRLPPTIILSGEASITETVDALQLGVHDFLEKPFSRERLMRSIENTLEHTALKKQVHDLERELAGEPKLLGDSPAMDRLRELIARAAATEARVLVQGESGTGKELVAAALHHQSSRRDRPFIKLNCAAIPSNLIEDELFGHVRGAYTDAKESRPGLFEEADGGTLFLDEIGDMDVQLQARLLRVLEDGKVRRIGDSRERSVDVRILAATHRDLEEAVRQQSFRQDLFFRLAHLPLEVPPLRQRGDDIRLLFDVFIEQYSRQHRLRPRRVDEQVYEQLGRYSWPGNVRELKHLCERLVVFGGKEITVDQLPTPLFASSPSAAAGAEGTDLLRLEAAGSLPLRELRARCEREYIEAMLRRSNWNISAAARALDLQRTYLHQKMATLGIRRPNNQD
- a CDS encoding ATP-binding protein, coding for MMPPTRSSDGWRAPAWRGPLTVLLLLAAAALLFQFLQRRISGAWIAFASHPEVMSALDRSLDDPKRLAELDPDGETAYRSRFAELETLNQRLRILRHNRDEIVRRYEQLLLVAFLAAALLAATVVVLRQRRDERRLARLGEALAGLAEGRIDLGLGEPRRDIIGRIAGMVERTSRRMARDRQRLEALKNLSAWQEAARRHAHEMRTPLTGARLEIERIEPLLGTAPDGQRDEVRRATESALQELERLGKFTQRFASFARLPAPRTERHDLAALVEEFVATFASAWDNLELRFAGAPRCDIEIDREMLRQVLVNLCDNSSLSLAEHPPEGRTQGTVTFEIAAGAFGPSLVVADDGPGVAPEMRHRLFDPYASTRTLGEGLGLGLAISKKILLDHGGDLELVPSQHGATFRLNFPQPQETSAP